GAGTGAGCCTCACCAGGCAGAGATGCCGTGGTGGAGCCGGGGTTGGGAGTGGGGGGGACTGCCCAGGGGCCAGCACGTGGGGCTGGGCTAAGCAGCAGCAGGCTTTGGGCTCGGCCTCCCTTGTTTGGGGGTTATCCTGGGtgtttttctgtactttttcttTCTCGCAGCCAACCCCTCCATTCTGGGGCCTCTGGACTTTGTTCTGGGCTTGGCTGGTTCTTCTGGATGCCTGGGATGGGGTTCTCTGGATGGTTCTACCACTCCAGACATGACCTTGGCTTCCAGTCTGTTTTACCCTTTAGTATACGTTTCCAGTAGGTAATACCTTGACATCCTATACAGTAAAATACCTCTTTCCTGTGACCTCCAGGGACCTAGGTCCCCTCCTTAGCACCAACTATTCTTGTCACCTTCCTCCATATTCCTCCAGAGATACTCCGTGCCGTCTGGGAGCAGATGCATCTTCCCCAGCCTTTCTCCCACAGCAGCCCTTAACCTAGTGATGTACTGGACACTGTCATTCCCAGAGCGCTCCTCATTCTTTGTTTGCACTGTGCAGCATTCCACATTTGGCTAAAAATCGCACTTTATTTCACAAGATATTGAGGTTCAGTTATTTGCTGTTACCAACGACGGGGCTGTAAATAACGTGGTACACACTTCATCCTGCGTGTGTTCAAGTATCTTCCCAAAGCAGGTGCCCCAGTGAGGGTCCAGGGACagagacaaaaacaaggacattctGTCAAGCCCAGAGGGAGGGTGATGCTGAGCTGGATGAACCTGTCTCCCGCCTCTGGACCTTAGGTGGGGAAGGCAGCTTTATATGAGCTGGGCAACTTGTGCATTTAGAGGAAACGTGATGATCTGGCCAGGGTGGTCCCAGTGTACTTTGGTTAAAAAATCAtctgtggttaagagcatggactctggagccagatggcctGGGGTCCAAATTCTGTCTATgcctttcatctgctgtgtgaccttgggcaagtcattcaacctctctgaacttcaatttctgtatcagagaaatgagaacaaCAGCACCACAAGGATGGGGctttgtgagggttaaatgatttAGTGAATGAGGAGTGCTTACAAGAATGCCTGGCAAAAACAGATGGTGCTGTCGGAACATCAACCATTATTATTGGTCTGGTTGGTGAGGGGGAGGGGTTCGGGTTTACGTCAGCTCACCTGGATTAAAACTCTCACACTTTGATCCTCGCCTGTGTGGTCTGAGGATGAGCCCCAGTGCCCACCCTCAGGGAGGTGTGGTGACGGTTAAATGAGGTCTGACTCAGAGACTGGGGCTGGAAAGGAGTGCATTAGAGGGGTGATGAGGGATAAGGGCAGAGAGGTGCCAGGCTCTTATCAGCACTTCCGGGCTGCCAGTCACCTTGGTGGACCTCAGTCATCCTGAGAATGTGGGTATGCAGAGCAAGCGTCTGTGGGGGAAGCCTTCTGGGGGCCTCGCCGTGATCCCTGGGGCAGCTGGTGAGGCTGCTCCTGCATCCCCCTCTCCAGCCTGTCCTGCAGCAGCCAGCACAGCAAGCTTTGCTGCTGGACAGGCCGAGGGCCACCTCCATCCTCAGCTGCCTGTCCGACGGTGACCTTCGGGGCCCTGGCCTGTGGAGCCAGAGTCAGGAGCTGCCTGAGATGGACTCCTTTAGCTCCGAGGACCCCCGAGACACTGAGACCAGCACAACAGCATCCACCTCGGACGTGGGCTTCCTGCCCTTGGCCATTGGCCCCAACACGTCCATTGAAGAGGGGGCCCAGGAGgagcccccacccccgggcctcCTGCCAGAGGTGTTCCACCTGGCGGAAGGCTCATTTGTGGAGCAGCCTGGGTGGAGAAATTTGGGAGTAGAAAGCCTCGACCTGCCACGGGGCTCCCCCTTCCACAGCCACGTGATCCCTGGAAGCCAGGAAGGCCACGATGAAGCAGAAACCGAGGATGGAGTGGATGGGCCCGGGGTGCCCCTCGAGAGGCCCCTGCAGGATGTCCTGGATTTACTGAGGTCCACGGACCCTGCCCCGCCCCAGCTCCGGGAGCTGGAGTACCAGGTCCTCAGCTTCAGGGACCGGCTGAAGGTACGTTTACTCTTTGCTGGGCGGAAGCCCTGCCTTGCTGATGGTGTGACAACTGGGAGTGAGATCTTGGGGCAGGGAGCCTGGGCCAGCATCCTGGCCTCACCACCGTGTAACCCAGGTGGGCGAtgtctcctctctgggcctcaatctGTTCATCAGTCCAATGGGTGTAACAACGGCTCTCAACGAGCTGGGAGGAGGATTGTAAGAGGAAGTCGGGGCTCCGAGTGGATAACTTGCTCCACGTCCGGCCAGATCCCAGCCCCGTCTCACATCTTCTGacctgggtgggtggggatgCAGCTCAGCTTTAAAATCCCCAATTTGGGGCATTCTCAGGGTCAGAGCTGGCACTGTGGAAGGCCCCTCACAGCCACACACCCCACACCAAAACTTCTCCACAGGGCCCACGCCAGGGGCTGTCCTTGGGTGGCTCTCAGAGGTGCTGGCCTGGGCagattatttctgatttttttggtttACATATGCAGATGTACATAAgctaaaatgtatacatatacatatatacatacggCACATATATACAGCACCTACttatacatcaattttttttttggccgtgccccaaggctcgtgggatcttagttccccaaccagggatcgaacccgtgccccctgcaatggaagcgcggagtcctaaccactggacctccagggaagtccccatacatCAATTACTTTATGGAACCACTGTCTTTTGTGTTCAGTTCACTGGCACTGAAATAGCTCTCTTCACAATTCATTTTGGTTATTCCagccctgaccccacccccaacATTACAGTTCAGCATAGGTGAAAGtttaatttttcactttatatCTAGTAACGTTAAAAACACGTTCACTGTTTACCACTGCTGTGGTCTTTAAAAAGGACCTGCcaaaaaatttcaggaaaaaaatttaagaagtgGCCTTTCttaccttctgagatggccctcactctgtctgtggagtgtgtttctctctaaataaatccacttcttacctataaaaaaaaaaaaaaattgaagaagtaaCGTCaccctttttgtattttttagcaGCGTTAGTATGTAGAACCATTCGGGTCGGCATGCACGCAGCTTCTGTCACTTACCTGTAGTTTGAAATATACACTTTGCGTAAACAACCTAAAGTAATACCACAATAGGACAATAATTTTCAACATCTtcgaggaactttttttttttttttttttggcaaaccAAGTTAGAACAATACAAATGATTATAGGCTATGGTGTTTAGTTtgactttttcaaaagaaattataCACATAGGTGTAGGtgtataaatacacatatttatatacattgtgtatatgtgaggatttaatgaggatttaattttatacatgtgtatatatatttatatacgcACAATTAATTCTCACTATTCACAGATTCTGTTTTTGCGAATTCATCTACTTGCTAAAACTTGCTGGTGATGCTTTTGTGGTCATTCAGAGGCACGTGCAAAGGGGCAAATAATTGGAGTCACCTGCTGTATAAGTTCCCAGCTGAGGCTGAAGGAGATGAcgctcttccttcttttctcagcTCGTACTGTACCCAAGTGTCCTTTTCACCGAATATTTAGTGCTATGTTTTCCACATTTCTGTACTTATTCCTGGTGATTTCGCTGTTTGAAACAGCGCCCAAGTGCCAGGCTGAGGTGCCGGCCAGTGTTCCTGACGTGCCTTATGGAGGAAATGTGTGTGTTGGATAAGGTGTGTTCAGGCGTGAGTTAAAATGCCACTGACCTTGGGTTTAGTGTATCAGCGGTACAGTGTCTATATTAAATAAGACGTCTTTAAGCAGACACAAAGAAAACGAGGTTACCGTGTTGatgggttgatgaaaatgttgacCAGAGGCTCACGCCTCTGCATCTCCCCTGGGAGCAATGGTTCCGTTTCAGATCCAGGGGTCACGGTTTACACACCGTAACTACCATGAATAACAAGAACTGActctgtgtgtgcgcgtgcgcctGTGcgtgtgcgtatatatatatatatatatatatatatatatatatatatatatatactttttttttcgaTGGGGCAAGGAAATCTATGCAACTAGTCTTATTCTTCTCTTGTTGCTCAAGGTTTTCTCTTTGGGCTCAACTTTCAGGAGCCCAGTTCTGGCTCTTGGGGCAGCGTCTACTTGGGCTATGCCTTCTGTGCACTTTGTGTGAGACGAGGCCCCTgggggtgggaagcagccacagcaGACCCGCCACTGGGAGGCTCTGACGACTTGACACCCCCTCCCGCCGCCTCCCCCAGTCAGGGGCTGCCTTAAAACTCCTCTCCTTCCACGTCTCCCCCGGAGAGGAGACACCTGGAACCCAGAGGCTCACCTAGCAGCCTCTAGCCTGGGTTGTTGGGAGTTGTTTGGCCTGACCCACGccgtatttaaaaaataatttggaattcgTTGTTGATATTTAAGAACTGGGCAGCTCCCCACAAAGTCTAGATTTCCACTTTTTCTTGGAAAACGGAACAATCTGGCAACCTCAGGCCTCACACTCCGGGTGGAACGTGGCCCTCTTGGGGGAGGGCCCTGCTCTCCAGCTCTCTCCTGTCATTTGCCCTGTCCCTGTGGGTGTTTGTGACCGGTGAGGTTTTTCAGGTCTGCCTTCCTTCCAGCTGTCATGCCAGACCTTGTCACAGGCTGTTCGGGAGGGACCTCGGGGACGTGTCCCCTTGCCTGTCCCTGACGCAGGGGATGGCAGCCCTGCTGAGGGACGGTGACCAGGACGCCGTTAGGGTGGGTGTACTGGGCGGGTGGCCGGGCTGCCCTGAGTTCCGGCTGtccatccgtccgtccgtccgcAGCCCCGCGGAGCCCGCCGGGAGCACGCGTCCGCCGAGAGCCTGATGGAGTACATCCTGGAGAGCTTCTCCTTCCTCAGCGCCCACATCGCCCCGCATGAGCTGGCCCTGTTTGGGGGCTCCCAGGGTCCCCGGTGAGTGCGCCCGTCCCAGCGCGGCCCTGGTGACCAGCCTCGGGGCCAGGGTCTCCCACAGCCCCGCcctgatgtctgttttctttattgtggCCCCGGCCCCACCCTGCACAGAGCAGGTCCTCGGTGGCCACTGAGTGAACGAGGACACCTCAGCCTGGCCCTGAGCCTCTGCTCCAAGCGatgggctttgtttttttttaaatcttaaaaaataacaatagtgCACTCAGTAGGACCTCTGACCCCTGCGGAGCAATTGCCCAAGAGACCCCCGCTCCCCGTTCATTCTGCACAAGCGCCCGCCCTCACCTGCAACACCAACTGCGTTCTCGGTGAAGCAGCTCCCACCTGCCCACTCGCACTGGCCTGAGCGCTTCTCCTGCACCCAGAGCTCAGCAGCACAGAAGCGTGTGAACAGGCCacatttctcctctcttctcacgATCCCATGGGGAGGCTGTGGCATCTCCACCCCACTCAGGGCTCAGGCTCAGCCCCTGCCCAGAGCAGACACAGTGCTGGGTATGCTTGTGTCTCACTCACCCCTCACGGCCCCGAGCTTGGGGTTCCTGCCCCCACTTTACAGTGAGTAAACAGACTACGGGAGGCTGACTtatccagggtcacagagctaggaaTTAGTTAGAACCTTAGGCTTCTGCTGCAAATTGCACACCCTGCAAGGTGCGGGGGCCCCCCAGTGCCATCCCAGCGCGTGTTTTGAGTTGTTGCTACCTTTTGctgcttctccttttctcttagtTTTCTCCTCAGTTTAAGTCCATCTCCCTGGGACCTGGAGTTGGCCTCCCTGATCagagctctccagagagggagggTTTCCTGTACCCTTGGAGGGAGCTGAACTGCTAACTGAACGGTCACCCAGTTCTTCTCAATTCAACTCAGAAAGGACAAGACTCCACCTCCACCGCCATCGCTGAAAGCACCGTCCAGGGAGCTCACGGCTGGTGCCCCAGAGCTGGACGTGCTGCTCACGGTTCACCTCCAAATCTGCAAAGTGCTGCTGCAGGTGGGTGAGGAATGGGGGAGAGTGGGGTGGGGTCGGGATGGGGTGGCAGTTTCAAAGTgggggtgatgatggtggtgctgGTGAATAGTCATGGGGTCCTTATATAGCCCAGGCCCTAAACCGAAGGCAGTGGTTGTGTCTCTCTCAGTGGCAGATGTCAGAACTCCAATCCAAACTGGCTCAACTGAAAGGAAGTCTTTTGGCTCGTAGAACTGAAAGGCCCAGAGGTGGGCTTCAGGCCCAGCTGGATCCAGGGTTTCAAATGTCATCATGACTGAGTCTTTCCCTctctcagctctgctttcctGTGTTGGTTGGCTTCACTTTCTGGCAGGCTGGCTCCTTCTGGTGGCAAAGGTGGCTCCTGGCAGCTGCAGCCTGCATCCTATCGTCTCTACCCCTTTGGCAAAGGAGGAATCCCCAAATAACAGTCAGGGAGCTACCATCGGGATAGAAGAAAGGATGGGCACGGGGCAGGTGGGCGCCCCAGTCAGGGTGGCTGACCTTAGAGGGCATGTTCTGTGCTAACCTGGAGCATCACGGGTTGCTTCCCAGAAACTGGATTCTCCTAATTTGTCGAAGATGGTCCAGGAATGCCTTCTGGAAGAAGCTGCACAGCAAAAACAGATTCTGGAGACGCTTTCTGTGCTTGATTTTGAGAAGGTCAGCAAGGCGACATCCATTGAAGAGAGTAAGTGCCTGCCCTCCATCCATGGGCTGTCCGTGTGCGTGGCAGGAGGTGATGAGGATGAAAGCCCAGGgggcctcctctcccttcccaacACCCAGAGTTAAATGGAGCCCAGGGGACATGAGTGGGGGCCATGTCTGGGATCAGACACACACTGTGGGCTGGGAAGGGAGGCCCGCTAGCCTCGgtcagctgtgtgactctgggcaaacgattcacctctctgagcctcagcttccccatctgtataGGGGAGGCTGCTGGGCAGGTGTCAATGAAGGAACCCCAGGACACATTCAAGGCATACAGTGTGTGGTCAGACAGTAGCTGTGACCCCAGTTCCGCCTCTGCCCCCTCCGTGGCACTTGCCCTTGTCCATAAGGAGACGCTGGCGACAGCAGCAGccgcagggttgttgtgagggctGCAGGTGGTGACCCAGATGAGGTGTCAAGCCGAAGCTGCTTGTCTCTGCGGGTCACGCTGGGACGTGGGAAAGGGACTCTGCGTTAGGCCGGGCCATCCCTCGCCTCCCCGACCGCTCAGGGCCCAGTGGAAGGACATCTCTGGGCTTCCTCACTGCCTGCTCTTCCCCACCGCCAGTCAGGCTTCTGAGCCTGGGCTTTCAGTCATCCCGCAGGCCACGCGGAGGAAGGGGTGCCTGAAGCTGTGGAGAGGCTGCACGGAGCCCGGCGCGGTCCTGTCCTGCCCTGGTACAGTGCTGCTGGACCAGCTCAAGAAGACGTTCCTGCACAGAGTCAGAGGGAAATACCCGGGACAACTGGAAATAGGTAGCCCCctgcctgtccccacccccctCGGAAATGCCTCGTGGATCCTCTGGGGCCTTCAGCATTGCCTCGGCGGGCCTCCTCGTAGCCCCATCTGCACCTCTGCGAACGCCTTCTCGGCATGAAGTGGAGGCCTTTCTGAGGTTGACAGCAAGGCATCTCCTTttcctggggagaggagggaggagtctGTGAAGCCAGGAAGCTGCAAACGTTAGTGGGCTCGTGCACCTTTCTGGGGACTGATTCCATGGCTTCCACCAGAACCTTAGAGGGGTTGAGAGGGAAACTTTATGGGAAGGTAGGCAGGACTTTACCTGCCCCATAGCGGTGTCTTGAATCTTGGCTGGACTCCTTCCCAGAATGCAGAGCTGCAGCACTTTTCTCTGTTGACAACTGAAGGGTGACAGTCATATGCCAGGCAGTGGCTCTGGGCCTTAAGCAGTTCTAACCATCTGCATATTCCCAGGCCCCGGCTCTGTGATTCAGATTGAGGGGTGGGTGGGGCCCAGGGCACATGGATGCACCCTTGGTTGAAAACTCTCAGCATAGAAGGAACACATACACAATTAGATATAACAGAAGGTGGGTAACTCTACCAAAAAACCAGTCATTTTCTTTGTACAAACTGTGCCTCAAGTTATTTTCAGTCCATTTTAATGAAAAGTTGTCTGTCAGCTCTTTGTAAGTGTTGTATTATTGTAAGCTGAGCAGTAATGGGTCCGCGGGGCCAGGGATGTATGTACTTAAGCGCCGAAGTGGATTCCCAGTCCATAGGACATGAATCTGAGCATCTGATGAAGATCGTTCAAGCCCAGCACGGGGTGTGAGACACTCTAGGTCACTTGGCTTTGCTTCCCCCACCTCTTTAACTGTCCCATTTGGTTTTCTTCCGCTTGAAACTTCATTCAGGATGACGCACAGACTCCCACCTCGGGCCTGTGGGCCCCAGCTGAAGCACGCCCCCCGCGCAGGTGCAGGGGGCGCAGGGAGGGATACCCACCCACACACCAtcagagagctttttttttttttttttgcggtacgcgggcctctcactgctgtggcctctcccgttgcggagcacaggctccggacgcgcaagctcagcgaccatggctcgtaggcccagccgctccgtggcatgtgggatcttcccagaccggggcacgaacccgtgtcccctgcatcggcaggcggactctcaaccactgcaccaccagggaagcccctagagagCTTTTAAAGTGACCCGGCCGTGGCCGGCTGAGCGGCCCCAAGGGGGCGGGGTCTCGGTCTCCCCTCACGCCTTGTCTGTGTGTCGCCAGTGTGCCGCAGGCTCCTGGAGCAGGTGGTCAGCTGCGGCGGGCTGCTGCCCGGAGCCGGGCTCCCTGAAGAACAGACCATCACCTGGTTCCAGTTTCACAGCTACCTGCGGAGGCAGAGTGTCTCCGACCTGGAGAAGCACTTCGCTCAGCTCACCAAGGAAGgtaggggctggggcagggggcacgTGGCCTCAAAGCAACACACTGACGACAAAGGAGTGTCCATCGTGGAGACCTCTGTCTCGGCTCAGCTCTAGGAAGCCAGTGCTTCAGAATCACTGTGTCTTTCTCCTCCAGCTGTTCTTTCGAGAACCAGATTTAATTAGATTCTACATTCAGCTCACGCAGAAATGAGCTCCCAGGGCAGGAGGCTTTACGAAGCACAGAACAGAGGTCAGAACTGGACAGGAGGGCTATTGCTGGGCTGGCCGGAGTCCCTGAAGTATGGACCtgggttttattcattttcaggGTGTATTTGATCCCTTGCTAGAAAGCCTTCCTGGAGATTACAGGAGGCCCACTTTGAGACCAATCCAGACTGGCTGGGCCTTGGTGATCACACGGGCTTGTCCTGGGATTTGCTTCTCCCTGGCTAATGCACAAGCCACAGCTGTCCAGCCCGGCCGCAATCAGAGGGGACCCTGGGCCgccttttttctgtctcttttagtAACACTCTTCGAGGAGCTGCAGTGCGTGGGCCAGGCCAAGATAGTCAGGAAGCTGCAGGGGAAGCGGCTGGGCCagctccagcccctgccccagacGTTGAGGGCCTGGGCGCTGCTCCAGCTGGACGGGACCCCACGGGTGTGCAGGGCGGCCAGTGCTCGCTTGGCCAGCGCAGCCAGGAACAAGAGCTTTCGGGAAAAGGTAACGGTGTGGGAGGCGGCAGCCCCTGGCTGCAGGTGTGTGAGttggggggaggtggagggaggtaaGCTTCCTCTTGGAAAAACGGAGCAGTGAGTGACTGGGGGCTGCATCTGCGGCCGGTATTTTGATTTAGAGATGCTCCAGACATGAACACAGCCTTCTGCATGCCCTCACCACTGGCAGCAGCCAGCCAGCCCTGGGGAGGGAACTGGCGTTGCCAGGCGTTCGTTGGGTTAGCAGCATGCCACGTGCTTACCACCTCACTCAGCTCAGTGTTTCTAAAGCACCTTACCTATTCGGTCTCTGAGATGTCACCTGCACGTAGAATGCCTCTTTCTTAGAATTCTGACAGTCACCCTCATTTACTTTCAACTAATGTGTGTGGCTGGCTGGTTCGTTGTGCTCGGTTCACTTGAAAACCAAGTGATTGGACCCCTCTGCCTTTTAGGTTCCTGAACACCCGTGACTCTTCGAGATTTTGGGTACCAGCCCCCGTGGTGGGAGAAGGGCAATACTGGAGCCTTGGTCTCGGGCTCACCCAAGTGCCAGGCACATCCCCACTGACCCCTCTCCCGTGCTTAATAGCCCTTACAACAATTTTGCAAAGCAAGTGCCAGCTTTCTTTTCCAGCTGAACCCACCTAGCCATGGTCATGTGACTGACGGGGCTGGGTCCGAGCTGTGACTGGAGAAGAGTGACGAAGGGAAGAGATGCTTCTCCTTCTGGCCAAGGCAGCAGGCTCACCGAGGCTCCCTCTGTGTGTTCACTTCTTCTGCTGTCCCCGCTGGACAGCGCGTTTCTCTGATTCAGCATTTTATCTAGATGGCAGTTTCAGAACGCATTTTGTAAACAGTACTAGAGAAAAAGGGCTTTCTTATGTCATGACCCTCAGCCCAGGGACCAGCGTTTTTAGATAAACTGAAAGCCATAGCCTACAACTTGACACTGTGCACACATGCTGTCAGCATTTGGGGGATGAGCCGTGGGCACCGTGGACTTTGCTCTCACCAGCCCCCCATTCACAGCAACCTTATTTCCTAGGCTTTGCTCTTCTACACCAACGCCCTGACCGAGAATGATGCAAAGCTCCAGGAAGCTGCGTGCGTGGCGCTAAAACATCTCAGGGTGAGTTTAACCCGTCCTtggtggggatggagggaagcCTACTTGTGGTTAATGCTGAAGTTAGTTCGTTTCAAAATGATTCCACTGGGAccgaaagaaagaaaatcactgcCAGTGAAGAAGCACCGTAAAGAGCTGGTTGTAGAGGAACAGCCACCAGCTCCAGCAGCAGAAGCTCTGATGGCAGAAGCCCCTCGGAAACAGTGCCCGTTTGCTCTGGCTCGGTGTGAACAAGCAGGTGGCCCCAGAGACTCACATTTGGGCTCTTGGATTATATGGTTTAATATCCTCaatgaaaaatgttctaaaagcACAATAAGctcattgtagaaaaaaaaaagagtataaaaataCCGAAACGCAAAAATTACCCATCCTAATTCTTGAGCATCTCTGTgcataaagcttttaaaatttatatggaattctGAATTACTTCCTTAGGCTAGACTTAGTGTTATCTCAGGGCCAGAGAATgcattgataaatatttttgagactcGTGATACAACACACCCATTTACACTCCCGAAAGCAGACAAGAGGGGATGCCCGTTTTACCTCAATCTCATCTTCATTTGTaacccttatttaaaaaaaaaaatcactgccattTTGCTAGATGAAAAATGGTCCAATACAGACTAAATTCATTCTGGAATGAACGGACAGGAAATTCTACAAGGACCATCTGGTTATAATCAAATAACCAGTGGGTGTCAGGGTGCCCACTAGGGGGAGCTAAAGTGCACTCTGGTCCTTGGCCCTGGAGGTGATCAGGTGGTCGGTCAGCTGTGCCTGAACCAGGTCAGACCTCCTCTCCTGGTCTGACCTGGAGGGTAGGGTTGGGAGAAGGAGACGGCGTAGAGGGGTCCACGGGAAAGCAGGTCTTCTCATTTCCAACACGGACCTTTCCGAAGGTGTCAGGATTGAAAACATGAGATGCTGCCGGTGGCACTTTGATGAACCTGAGGCCACAGGAGAAACCTGGAAGCCTTCAGAGAAGGAAGGGGCTGAAGCCGCAGAGACCATGCTAGGGCTGGTCCTGCAGGGTTTATAAAAGTGGATACCTGTTCTTTAAAATGCCCCCTAATGGTCCCCCTTTCCCCCAACCTCAAACAGGGCATCGAAAGCATTGATCAGATTGCCCGCCTGTGCCAGTCTGACTTGGAGGCCGTGCGAGCGGCAGCCCGGGAAAGCACACTGTCATTTGGTAAAGTACAGCATCCAGCGTTTCGAAGTGCAGCGGGGTTGCTGGGGCCCGTAGAAAGGTTGTGCCAGAGAGGCCACAGCCAGCTCTCAGAAAACGCAAAATAGCACACGGGACGGGCACCGTTAGCAACCTGTTTGCATTTGGCCAAGGCAGGTTTCCTTTATGGCTGAGGTGGCCGTTAATGACAGCCAGATGCCGGGCAGGGTTAAGGCTCAGAGGGCTCTGTCTTGGACAAAGGACAAGGCCCTGGACCCATGTGAGCCAGTCCCAAaggctccccaccccctgcccttcaCAGCAGCACCGGAGGCCTAGGCGTCTGGAAGTACTAAGGCCACCTTGGCTCACCAGTGTAGAAAAGAGCGAGGTGGGGAGACAACCCAGTGACAGATGACCTTGATGTTTCAGGTGAAAAAGGACGCTTAGCTTTTGAGAAGATGGACAAACTTTGCTCAGAACAAAGAGACGAAGCCTTTGGCCAGGAGGCAGATGTTGaaatcacaatattttaaaaagcctcagCTAACGAACGAGCCCAAACCCGGCACCTTTGTTTCTGCTGCTGCCCAGCCTCGACACAGGGAGGGCTTCGGGTGGAGGTACGCGGTGCGCTCTCCCAAGAGCGTGAACGGGCCGGAGCTGCTCCCAGACTCTGGGCCAGTTACGAAGCCCCAGGGCACAAGTGGGACTTCTGTGTGGGAGCAGAGCAAGGGGCTGCACAGCACTTAGAGGGCTGCACTTCAGTCAGTCAGCCGTTGGCTTTGAGAATCTGCCCGACCTTCCCCGGGGGCAGAGCCGGGTCGGTGCCAGCCACGCCACGAAGGGGCTGAGGCCAGGCAGGCGGAGGCCTGGAATCAGCAGGTCGGCTGGCGCAGCGCTTCTGGTTCACTAAAGACTGGGACCGAGGAGACAAGCAGACCGAGCATCCCTGCTGAGGACAGAACTCGGGTCGTTCCCACAGCAGCAGGTGTCAGTGTGGGGAGGGCAGGACCAGGGTTTCGACGGTTCGCCCCCTCAGCCCGAGCTGCAGCCCAAACGGCACCGGGGAGCCGGCTGGCGGCCTGCTGACCGTGGGCCTTATTTTCACTGTGGTTCCACAGCACAGAGGAAACGAGAACATGCTGTCAGCCGAGAAGTCTTGAGTGCCATTTGCTTTGACCTCACTCATCAGAATGGAATCCATCTTCTGAAGCAAGTCAACTTAGGGCTTATTAAATAAATTGCTTCAGAAGCCATAAGCTAGTTTGAAGAAAGATTTTACTGAACATCAtgtttaaagaaggaaaattaatttCCTATTTAAGTCTATTAAAAAACCCAAACGTGTACTGGGCTGTTTCAGGGTTAAGAACGTAGAGGTACCCTGGGGTCTGGATGTGGTATCAACAATGGCATTGGAAAGCTCTGTAACTTAAACATGCTCATTTACATTTCCTGTGTATATTCTGTGCTTTTCCGTTTAACTCAGTATTTATTTGCCTTGTCCATATGTTGTCTTctgaaatttcaattaaaataactttttattggTGTTCCACTCTACCTGAGAAAATTGGAGGGTAGTGGTTGTTTTCTGTAATATCCTGGGGGAAGAAGCCGCCCCTCGTGTCCCTCAGTGCTCT
The DNA window shown above is from Kogia breviceps isolate mKogBre1 chromosome 14, mKogBre1 haplotype 1, whole genome shotgun sequence and carries:
- the RIPOR3 gene encoding RIPOR family member 3 isoform X3 translates to MVTAMSVRVRFLSSGDSGAVGVMGRSASFAGFSSAQSRRIANSVRSRIPVKSSKMYGTLRKGSICSDPKPQQVKKIFEALKRGLKEYLCIQQAELDYLSGRHKDTRRNSRLAFYYDLDKQTRSVERHIRKMEFHISKVDELYEGYCIQCRLRDGASNMQRAFSRCPPSRASRESLQELGRSLQECTEDMWLIEGALEVHLGEFHVRMKGLVGYARLCPGDQYEVLLRLGRQRWKLRGRIESDDSQTWDEEEKAFIPTLHENFEIKVTELRGLSSLAVGTVTCDITDFFTTRPQVIVVDITELGTIKLQLEVLWNPFDTESFLVSPSPTGKFSVGSRKGFLYNWTPPSTPSFRERYYLPVLQQPAQQALLLDRPRATSILSCLSDGDLRGPGLWSQSQELPEMDSFSSEDPRDTETSTTASTSDVGFLPLAIGPNTSIEEGAQEEPPPPGLLPEVFHLAEGSFVEQPGWRNLGVESLDLPRGSPFHSHVIPGSQEGHDEAETEDGVDGPGVPLERPLQDVLDLLRSTDPAPPQLRELEYQVLSFRDRLKPRGARREHASAESLMEYILESFSFLSAHIAPHELALFGGSQGPRKDKTPPPPPSLKAPSRELTAGAPELDVLLTVHLQICKVLLQKLDSPNLSKMVQECLLEEAAQQKQILETLSVLDFEKVSKATSIEEIIPQATRRKGCLKLWRGCTEPGAVLSCPGTVLLDQLKKTFLHRVRGKYPGQLEIVCRRLLEQVVSCGGLLPGAGLPEEQTITWFQFHSYLRRQSVSDLEKHFAQLTKEVTLFEELQCVGQAKIVRKLQGKRLGQLQPLPQTLRAWALLQLDGTPRVCRAASARLASAARNKSFREKALLFYTNALTENDAKLQEAACVALKHLRGIESIDQIARLCQSDLEAVRAAARESTLSFGEKGRLAFEKMDKLCSEQRDEAFGQEADVEITIF